Proteins encoded together in one Prunus dulcis chromosome 3, ALMONDv2, whole genome shotgun sequence window:
- the LOC117621590 gene encoding transcription factor VOZ1-like isoform X2: protein MLKGSKGKCESPSHKLLKEKTKTRLEDLQGMLTNVQAAKKESGTDDIVILVEQANQMVREWRAELNEPSPASSLLGGSLGSFCEEELARVLKHLDEEDDATSPLKQLPPSMPESDLLNLHSSNMLAFKENTMVDNSDLTTQLKYRHFDFHEDLDEGLFIEGNNITQSEQDVVPNVLPDICPPVSAFLGPKCAFWECSRPASNRCQNYCSSGHALLALNEGLLGRPPILRPGGIALKDSSLFAALNAKTQGKDVGIPNCEGAATLKCPWNAPELFDLSFLDGETIREWLFFGKPRRAFESGNRKQRSLPDYNGRGWHESRKQVMKEFGGQKRSYYMDPQPSSDREWHLFEYEVNNSDACALYRLELKFGSAKKSSKGKVSSDPLADLQKKMGRLTAEVPTDDASNVKGKASTKADAGNIFSSHNQTTSTT from the exons ATGCTCAAGGGCTCCAAGGGCAAGTGTGAGTCTCCATCTCACAAGCTcttgaaggaaaaaacaaaaactcgatTGGAAGACCTTCAAGGGATGCTCACCAATGTTCAGGCTGCCAAGAAAGAGAGTGGAACTGATGACATTGTAATCTTGGTGGAACAAGCGAATCAGATGGTTCGGGAGTGGAGGGCCGAACTCAATGAGCCGTCCCCAGCATCTTCTCTACTG GGTGGTAGCCTTGGATCATTTTGCGAGGAGGAGTTAGCTCGGGTCTTGAAACACTTAGATGAGGAAGATGATGCAACAAGTCCGTTAAAGCAATTGCCACCATCTATGCCAGAATCCGATCTTCTAAACCTTCATTCGAGTAATATGTTGGCATTTAAAGAG AATACAATGGTTGATAACTCAGATTTAACTACTCAATTAAAATATCGTCACTTTGATTTTCATGAAGACTTAGATGAAGGGCTTTTCATTGAGGGCAACAATATCACGCAGTCTGAACAGGATGTTGTGCCAAATGTTCTGCCAGATATATGTCCTCCAGTATCTGCTTTCTTGGGGCCAAAATGTGCTTTTTGGGAGTGTTCCAGGCCTGCATCAAATAGGTGCCAGAACTATTGCAGTAGTGGTCATGCTCTTTTGGCACTAAATGAAGGTCTTCTTGGAAGGCCTCCAATTTTGCGACCTGGAGGCATTGCTTTGAAGGATAGTTCACTTTTTGCCGCACTTAATGCTAAGACACAGGGGAAGGATGTGGGAATCCCCAATTGTGAAGGGGCTGCTACTCTAAAATGTCCATGGAATGCTCCTG AGCTATTTGATCTTTCCTTTCTTGATGGTGAAACGATTAGGGAGTGGCTTTTTTTTGGTAAGCCTAGAAGGGCCTTTGAGAGTGGAAATAGAAAGCAGAGGTCATTGCCAGACTATAATGGGCGTGGTTGGCATGAATCAAGAAAGCAGGTTATGAAGGAATTTGGGGGGCAGAAAAGGTCCTATTATATGGACCCACAGCCTTCAAGCGATAGAGAGTGGCATTTGTTTGAGTATGAGGTCAACAACTCAGATGCCTGTGCACTATATAGGTTGGAGCTCAAGTTTGGCAGTGCAAAGAAAAGTTCCAAAGGAAAAGTATCAAGTGATCCGCTTGCTGATCTGCAGAAGAAGATGGGAAGGCTCACTGCAGAGGTTCCTACAGATGATGCAAGCAATGTTAAGGGGAAAGCTAGCACAAAGGCTGATGCtggaaatattttttcttctcataatcagacaacgtcaactacataa
- the LOC117621590 gene encoding transcription factor VOZ1-like isoform X1, translated as MLKGSKGKCESPSHKLLKEKTKTRLEDLQGMLTNVQAAKKESGTDDIVILVEQANQMVREWRAELNEPSPASSLLGGSLGSFCEEELARVLKHLDEEDDATSPLKQLPPSMPESDLLNLHSSNMLAFKEEFFVSKEPEEDIFQGFDQCYPASNLQNTMVDNSDLTTQLKYRHFDFHEDLDEGLFIEGNNITQSEQDVVPNVLPDICPPVSAFLGPKCAFWECSRPASNRCQNYCSSGHALLALNEGLLGRPPILRPGGIALKDSSLFAALNAKTQGKDVGIPNCEGAATLKCPWNAPELFDLSFLDGETIREWLFFGKPRRAFESGNRKQRSLPDYNGRGWHESRKQVMKEFGGQKRSYYMDPQPSSDREWHLFEYEVNNSDACALYRLELKFGSAKKSSKGKVSSDPLADLQKKMGRLTAEVPTDDASNVKGKASTKADAGNIFSSHNQTTSTT; from the exons ATGCTCAAGGGCTCCAAGGGCAAGTGTGAGTCTCCATCTCACAAGCTcttgaaggaaaaaacaaaaactcgatTGGAAGACCTTCAAGGGATGCTCACCAATGTTCAGGCTGCCAAGAAAGAGAGTGGAACTGATGACATTGTAATCTTGGTGGAACAAGCGAATCAGATGGTTCGGGAGTGGAGGGCCGAACTCAATGAGCCGTCCCCAGCATCTTCTCTACTG GGTGGTAGCCTTGGATCATTTTGCGAGGAGGAGTTAGCTCGGGTCTTGAAACACTTAGATGAGGAAGATGATGCAACAAGTCCGTTAAAGCAATTGCCACCATCTATGCCAGAATCCGATCTTCTAAACCTTCATTCGAGTAATATGTTGGCATTTAAAGAG gaattttttgtttctaagGAACCTGAAGAAGATATATTTCAAGGATTTGACCAATGCTACCCTGCTTCCAATTTGCAGAATACAATGGTTGATAACTCAGATTTAACTACTCAATTAAAATATCGTCACTTTGATTTTCATGAAGACTTAGATGAAGGGCTTTTCATTGAGGGCAACAATATCACGCAGTCTGAACAGGATGTTGTGCCAAATGTTCTGCCAGATATATGTCCTCCAGTATCTGCTTTCTTGGGGCCAAAATGTGCTTTTTGGGAGTGTTCCAGGCCTGCATCAAATAGGTGCCAGAACTATTGCAGTAGTGGTCATGCTCTTTTGGCACTAAATGAAGGTCTTCTTGGAAGGCCTCCAATTTTGCGACCTGGAGGCATTGCTTTGAAGGATAGTTCACTTTTTGCCGCACTTAATGCTAAGACACAGGGGAAGGATGTGGGAATCCCCAATTGTGAAGGGGCTGCTACTCTAAAATGTCCATGGAATGCTCCTG AGCTATTTGATCTTTCCTTTCTTGATGGTGAAACGATTAGGGAGTGGCTTTTTTTTGGTAAGCCTAGAAGGGCCTTTGAGAGTGGAAATAGAAAGCAGAGGTCATTGCCAGACTATAATGGGCGTGGTTGGCATGAATCAAGAAAGCAGGTTATGAAGGAATTTGGGGGGCAGAAAAGGTCCTATTATATGGACCCACAGCCTTCAAGCGATAGAGAGTGGCATTTGTTTGAGTATGAGGTCAACAACTCAGATGCCTGTGCACTATATAGGTTGGAGCTCAAGTTTGGCAGTGCAAAGAAAAGTTCCAAAGGAAAAGTATCAAGTGATCCGCTTGCTGATCTGCAGAAGAAGATGGGAAGGCTCACTGCAGAGGTTCCTACAGATGATGCAAGCAATGTTAAGGGGAAAGCTAGCACAAAGGCTGATGCtggaaatattttttcttctcataatcagacaacgtcaactacataa